One segment of Candidatus Blochmannia ocreatus DNA contains the following:
- the slyA gene encoding transcriptional regulator SlyA, translating to MESPLGTDLARLVRMWRTLIDHRLKPLKLTQTHWVTLHNIYQLPPEQSQIQLAKAIGIEQPSLVRTLDQLEEKSLIVRHICVNDRRAKRIRLTETAKPVIHAVNQVILATKNEIFHNFSYEEITLLNNILSKLEKNIINIYNKK from the coding sequence TTGGAATCGCCTTTAGGTACTGATTTAGCGCGCCTTGTAAGGATGTGGAGAACTTTGATAGATCATCGTTTAAAACCATTAAAACTTACGCAAACACATTGGGTTACACTACATAATATTTACCAATTACCTCCGGAACAATCTCAAATTCAACTTGCAAAAGCTATAGGAATAGAACAACCGTCTTTAGTAAGAACATTAGATCAGCTTGAAGAAAAATCGTTAATAGTTAGACATATCTGTGTTAACGATAGACGAGCCAAAAGAATAAGATTAACTGAAACAGCTAAACCTGTAATACACGCAGTAAACCAAGTTATACTTGCTACAAAAAACGAAATTTTTCACAACTTCAGCTATGAAGAAATAACACTACTAAATAACATACTTTCTAAGTTAGAAAAAAACATCATAAATATTTACAATAAAAAATAA